The nucleotide sequence CCGGCCGGTACAAGAACCTGATCCTCGGCCTGGTGATCCTGCCGTTCTTCGTCACGTTCCTCATCCGCACGATCGCCTGGAAGACGATCCTGGCCGACGAGGGCTGGGTGGTGCAGGCACTCGGAGCGGTGGGTCTGCTGCCCGAGGAGGGCCGGTTGCTGTCGACCGGCTGGGCGGTCATCGGCGGGCTGATCTACAACTGGATCATCTTCATGATCCTGCCGCTGTACGTGAGCTTGGAGAAGATCGACCCGCGGCTGCTGGAGGCGTCGAAGGACCTGTACTCCTCCAGCCCCCGGAGTTTCGGCAAGGTGATCCTGCCGCTGTCGATGCCCGGTGTGCTGGCGGGCAGCATGCTGGTGTTCATCCCGGCGGTCGGCGACTTCATCAACGCCGACTACCTGGGCAGCACGCAGACCACGATGATCGGCAACGTGATTCAGAAGCAGTTCCTGGTGGTCAAGGACTACCCGGCGGCTGCCGCGCTGAGTTTCCTGCTGATGGCGCTGATCCTCGTCGGGGTGCTGCTCTACACCCGGGCACTGGGAACCGAGGACCTGGTATGACGATCCGAGACCGCATCGCCGAGGCCAACGCGGACGTCGCCGCCACTCACGACGACGCGACGCCGAAGCGCTCGCTGGCCACACGACTCAATCTTGGCGACAACGCATTGCGCGTCGTCGCCGGACTGGTGCTCCTGTATCTGTTCCTGCCGATCTTCGTGATCATCCTGTTCTCGTTCAACAAGCCGACGGGCAAGTTCAACTACACGTGGCGCGGTTTCACGCTCGAGAACTGGGCCGATCCGTTCAAGTACCCGGCGCTGACCGAGGCACTGAAGCTGAGCCTCAGCATTGCGGCCGTGTCGACGCTCATCGCCCTGGTGCTCGGCACGTTGGTCGCGATCGCTCTGGTGCGCCAACGGTTCCGCGGGTCGCGCGCGGTGGACACGTTCCTGGTGCTGCCGCTGACCGCACCCGAGGTCGTGATGGGCGCGTCGCTGCTGACGCTGTTCCTCGACCTCAACTGGGCGGCCGGCTATACGACGATCCTCATCGCCCACGTCGCCTTCGAGGTGAGCTTCATCGCGATGACGGTCCGGGCCCGCGTGCGGGGCTTCGACTGGACGTTGGAGGACGCCTCGATGGACCTGGGCGCCAGCCCGACGCGAACGTTCTTCCGGGTGACGCTACCGCTGATCGTCCCCGGAATCGTTGCCGCAGCGATGCTCTCGTTCGCGCTGTCCCTCGACGACTTCATCATCACCTACTTCGTCAGCGGATCCACCACGACGTATCCGCTGTACGTCAACGCGGCGGTGAAGGCGGCGGTGCCTCCGCAGATCAACGTGCTCGCCACCGCGATCCTGTTGATCAGCCTACTGCTGCTGGCGGTCGGCACGCTGTACCGCCGCAAGCGGATCGACACCTGACGCTCGGCGACGGACTCGGGCGTCCACGTCAGGCGTCGACGCGCGCCTGGTGCCTCTCCTCGAGCGCCGCGCCCTCGATGTCGACGTCGGGGACGTACCGGCCGAACCACCTCGAGTGCGCCCACGCCGTGCTGCCGAGCATCGCGAGGACGGCGGGGATCAGCGTCAGCCGCACCACGAACGCGTCGAGGAACACCCCGGCCGCGAGGGTCAGGCCGACCGACTTGATGATCGGGTCGCCGCCGGCGAGGAACGCGATGAACACGCCGAACATGATGAGCGCGGCGGCGGTCACGACGCGTGCGGACAACCCGACGCCGCGGCGGACCGCCTCCCGCGCGTCCTCGGGATGGCGGCTGTACTCCTCCTTGATGCGCGAGACGACGAACACCTGGTAGTCGCTGGAGAGGCCGAACACGATGGCCAGCACGATGATCGGCAGGAAGCTGATCGTCTCGCCCGGCGTGATGCCGAGCAGTCCCGCCGCCCAACCCCACTGGAAGATGGCGACCTGCACGCCCATCGCCGCGAACACCGACAGCAGGAATCCGACGATCGACGTGATCGGGACGATCGCGGTGCGGAACGCGATCGTCAGCAACACGAACGCCAGTCCGACGACGACGAGCAGGAACACCGGCAACGCGCTGGCGAGCTTGTCCGAGGTGTCGATGTTGGACGCGGTGTTGCCGCCGACGAGGATGGTCGCGCCGGTGTTGCCGACGATGGCCTCGCGGTCGGCGCGGATCCGCTTGACGAGGTCAGCGGTCTCGGTGTCGTTGGGTCCCGTCGTCGGGATGACCTGAATGACACCCGTTGCGTTCTGCACCACGGCGGGAGCAGCGGTCACCACGCCGTCCTCGCCGCGCAGGTTGGCGGCGATGGCCTCGACGGCGCGGGGGTCCGACGCCGCGGAGAGATCGGCGACGACGAGCAGTGGCCCGTTGAAGCCCGCTCCGAGGTGCTCGGTCGTCGCGTCGTAGGCCTTGCGGGCGGTGTTCGTCTCGGGCTGCGAGGCGCCGCTCGGCAGCCCGAGGTGCATGCCGAGGGTGGGCAGGCCGATGATCACCAGGGCAGCGACCCCGGCGGTGAGCAGCGGCACGCGGAACCGGACCACGAACCGCGCCCATTTGGCCCCCATCGTGCGCTGCGGCGTGTAGGCCGCGACCTGCGCGACCTCCTTGGCGCGGTTCGGCTGCCCGGGGGTCTTGATGAAGGTGGCCACCTTGCGGCCGGCGAAACCGAGCAGAGCGGGCAGCAGCGTGAGCGCGATCAGCAGAGCCACGAGCACCGACAGGGCGGCGGCGATGCCCATGTAGGTGAGGAACGGGATGCCCACGACCGCGAGTCCGCACAGCGCGATGATGACGGTCAGCGCCGCGAACACGACAGCGCTCCCCGCGGTGCCGACGGCCAGGCCGACGGCTTCGTCCTCGGGCTTCAGGAGCAGCAGGTTGTTGCGGTAGCGGTTGAGGATGAACAACGCGTAGTCGATGCCACAGGACAGTCCGAGCATCAGCGCCAACGACAGTGCGGCCGAGGGCATGTCGATGAACGCGGCGACGGCGAAGATGCCCATCGCGCCGATGCCGACGCCGATGCTGGCGGTGAGGATCGGCAGACCCGCGGCGACGACGGCACCGAAGGTGACCAGCAGGATGAGGAACGCGACGACGATGCCGATGATCTCGGGCAGGTGCGGGACGGTCACCTTGTAGCCGGGGTACACGCTGCCGCCGTACTCGACGTCGAGTCCGGCGGCCTGCACGGGCGCCATCGCCGCGCTGAGCTGGCCCAGGGAGCCGTCGGTGACCTCGCCCATGGGGGCCTTCCACTACACCGTGCCCAGCCCGACGCGCCCATCGGGAGCGACCAGGCGCGTCTGGGTCGGCCCCGCCGCCATGGCGACGTCGGGCGATGCGGCCACCGTCGCCATGGCGCGGTCGATCGCCGGCGCGAGTGCCGGATCGTTGAGCGACCGGCCCGGCTGCGCGATGAACGCCACCTGGGTCTGCGCGCCGCTGAACGCGGGCGCCTTCTGCTGCAACTGCTCGACGGCCTGCTGCGACTCGGTGCCGGGGATGCTGAAGTCGTCCTTCGGCTGGCCGCCCAGGCCGAGGCCCGCGGCGACGACGGCGCCGAGCACCACCAGCCACGCCACGAGCACCAGCCAGCGGCGTCGATGGCTGAAGCGGGCGAGGGCGTACAGATAGCGCGACATCGTGGAGATCCTCCGCTGGGCGAAACCGGACACCCGTCCATTGCCCGCTGTCGGGCGGATCAATCGCCCGGGTGGGTGGAATCACCCTCGTCGCATCACCCGGTCACCTCGGCCGGCACCGGCGGTACGGTCCGCGCACCGGTGCGGGCGGCCCCTACGCCCGCGGCCACGACCAGCGCGATCCCGACCAATCCGGCCGGACCGGGCACCTGGTGCAGGACGACGAAGCCGACCAGCATCGCGAAACCGGGTTCGAGAGCCATCAGCGTGCCGAACGCCGCGGTGGTGAGGCGCCGCAGCGCCAGCATCTCGAGGGTGAATGGCACCACCGGGAGCAGCAGCGCCAAACCGATGCCGACGAGCAGGATCTCCGGCGTCACGCGCGGCAGCACGACCGGACCCACGACGAGTGTGGAGAACACCGCGGCGGTGCCCATGGACACCGCGAGTCCGTTGATGCCCTCGACGGCGTCACCGACGCGTTGCGTGAGCAGGATGTAAAGCCCCCAGCACACCGCGGCGGCCAGCGCGAAGCCGACGCCGACCACGTCGACGGTGCCCGACCACGGCTGGGTCAGGAGCAGCACGCCGAGCGCGGCGAGGCCGGGCCACAGGAACCGCGAGCGGCCCCGACCCAGCAGCACCGCGACGCCGAGAGGGCCGAGGAATTCGAGCGCGCTCGCCGTACCGAGCGGGATGCGGGCGATAGCCGCCATGAACAGCAGCGTCACGCCCGCGGTGACGACGCCCAACAGGACGCAGGTGAGGAACGCAGGCCGGGTGAAGGCGGCGCGACGGGGACGGACGAGCAGCAGCAGGAGCACCCCCGCCCAGGCCAGCCGCAACCAGGCCGCGCCCTCGACGCCGATGCGGTCGACGAGGGTCAATGAGAGGGCGAGGCCGACCTGCACGCTCAGCATCGATCCGGTCGCCATCGCCGCGCCGGTGCGGGCCTGATTGGATGTCACCCGAGCATTGAACGGGAGGCGAAACGTTCGCGTCCACGTCATTTATGCGGATATACCGTTCACGATCGTCGAACGGTCACTCAGGAAGGCATGACGATGGCGCGAGACGATGCGCACTTCTACCGACCCGCCGAGGGCACCGGTCTCCCCCACGACCCGTTCAACGCCATCGTGGGTCCGCGGCCGATCGGCTGGATCTCGACCGTCGATGCCGCGGGAATCCGAAACCTGGCGCCGTACAGCTTCTTCAACGGCTTCAACTACCACCCGCCGATCATCGGCTTCAGTTCGATCGGCTGGAAGGACAGCGTCGCCAACGCCGAGGCGACCGGTGAGTTCGTCTGGAACCTGGCCACGCGGGCACTGGCCGAGCCGATGAACGCCACGTCGGCCGCCGTGGCGGCCGACGTCGACGAGTTCGACCGCAGCGGTCTGACGGCGGCGCCGTCCCGCGAGGTGACGGCGCCGCGCGTCCTGGAGAGCCCGGTGAACTTCGAATGCCGGGTGACGCAACTGATTCGGCTCGCCGACGTCGACGGCAGCGAGGTCGACTCCTGGCTCGTTCTCGGCCAGGTGGTCGCCGTGCACATCGACCGCGAGCACCTGGTGGACGGCGTGTACGACACCTACGGCGCGCGCCCGATCCTGCGGGCCGGCGGCCCGGCGAACTACGCCGAGATCGGCCCGGACGACAAGTTCGAGATGGTCCGCCCGGACGACCGGTGAATCGGACGCGGGCACCAGGCGTTCCACCGTGACGACCACCCCTTCGTGACGGCCAGCCCTGCGCGGGTCCTGCGTCCGCCACTCGGCGTCCCCATGCGTCCCGACCGGAAGCGAGCACCGTGTCCCTCCTGTCCACCCCGCTGATCGCCGACGCACTCGCCCGGCTCTTCGCGAGAGCCGTCACTCCCCGACCACGGGTGCGGCTTCCCGAGATCGCGGTGCCGACGACGACGGTCGGCATTCCCACCCGGCACGGCGACGTCGAGGCGACCATCTACCGCCCGGCCACCGCCATCGGCGCACCGGTCTACGTCAACGTGCACGGCGGCGGCTTCGTGGTGGGGCACCGCGAGCAGGACGACCCCTGGTGCCGGTATCTCGCCGACCGGGCCGGCGTCACCGTGGTGAACGTCGACTACGTCCTGGCACCGCACCGGCGCTTCCCCGCCCCGGTAGAACAGGTGCACGACGTCCTGCGATGGGCGGCGGACGACGGACGCGACTGGGATGGCGCGCGGCTCTGCGTCGGCGGGCAGAGCGCCGGCGGCAACCTCGCGGCGGGCGCCGCCCGGCTCGCCCTGCGGTCCGGCGGGCCCGCCATTGCGCTGCAGGTGGTGCATTACGCGCCACTGGATCTCGTCACGGCG is from Mycolicibacterium grossiae and encodes:
- a CDS encoding ABC transporter permease; protein product: MAGVATSGRQRSKLAPYLMILPALVYLGVFFVVPLVTLARTSLSSTGGSVYLPTLTFDWNFGNYATAFRQYEDQILRSFGYAAVATVVCLLLAYPLAYVIAFKAGRYKNLILGLVILPFFVTFLIRTIAWKTILADEGWVVQALGAVGLLPEEGRLLSTGWAVIGGLIYNWIIFMILPLYVSLEKIDPRLLEASKDLYSSSPRSFGKVILPLSMPGVLAGSMLVFIPAVGDFINADYLGSTQTTMIGNVIQKQFLVVKDYPAAAALSFLLMALILVGVLLYTRALGTEDLV
- a CDS encoding ABC transporter permease; translation: MTIRDRIAEANADVAATHDDATPKRSLATRLNLGDNALRVVAGLVLLYLFLPIFVIILFSFNKPTGKFNYTWRGFTLENWADPFKYPALTEALKLSLSIAAVSTLIALVLGTLVAIALVRQRFRGSRAVDTFLVLPLTAPEVVMGASLLTLFLDLNWAAGYTTILIAHVAFEVSFIAMTVRARVRGFDWTLEDASMDLGASPTRTFFRVTLPLIVPGIVAAAMLSFALSLDDFIITYFVSGSTTTYPLYVNAAVKAAVPPQINVLATAILLISLLLLAVGTLYRRKRIDT
- a CDS encoding MMPL family transporter, translating into MGEVTDGSLGQLSAAMAPVQAAGLDVEYGGSVYPGYKVTVPHLPEIIGIVVAFLILLVTFGAVVAAGLPILTASIGVGIGAMGIFAVAAFIDMPSAALSLALMLGLSCGIDYALFILNRYRNNLLLLKPEDEAVGLAVGTAGSAVVFAALTVIIALCGLAVVGIPFLTYMGIAAALSVLVALLIALTLLPALLGFAGRKVATFIKTPGQPNRAKEVAQVAAYTPQRTMGAKWARFVVRFRVPLLTAGVAALVIIGLPTLGMHLGLPSGASQPETNTARKAYDATTEHLGAGFNGPLLVVADLSAASDPRAVEAIAANLRGEDGVVTAAPAVVQNATGVIQVIPTTGPNDTETADLVKRIRADREAIVGNTGATILVGGNTASNIDTSDKLASALPVFLLVVVGLAFVLLTIAFRTAIVPITSIVGFLLSVFAAMGVQVAIFQWGWAAGLLGITPGETISFLPIIVLAIVFGLSSDYQVFVVSRIKEEYSRHPEDAREAVRRGVGLSARVVTAAALIMFGVFIAFLAGGDPIIKSVGLTLAAGVFLDAFVVRLTLIPAVLAMLGSTAWAHSRWFGRYVPDVDIEGAALEERHQARVDA
- a CDS encoding EamA family transporter, whose translation is MTSNQARTGAAMATGSMLSVQVGLALSLTLVDRIGVEGAAWLRLAWAGVLLLLLVRPRRAAFTRPAFLTCVLLGVVTAGVTLLFMAAIARIPLGTASALEFLGPLGVAVLLGRGRSRFLWPGLAALGVLLLTQPWSGTVDVVGVGFALAAAVCWGLYILLTQRVGDAVEGINGLAVSMGTAAVFSTLVVGPVVLPRVTPEILLVGIGLALLLPVVPFTLEMLALRRLTTAAFGTLMALEPGFAMLVGFVVLHQVPGPAGLVGIALVVAAGVGAARTGARTVPPVPAEVTG
- a CDS encoding flavin reductase family protein; amino-acid sequence: MARDDAHFYRPAEGTGLPHDPFNAIVGPRPIGWISTVDAAGIRNLAPYSFFNGFNYHPPIIGFSSIGWKDSVANAEATGEFVWNLATRALAEPMNATSAAVAADVDEFDRSGLTAAPSREVTAPRVLESPVNFECRVTQLIRLADVDGSEVDSWLVLGQVVAVHIDREHLVDGVYDTYGARPILRAGGPANYAEIGPDDKFEMVRPDDR
- a CDS encoding alpha/beta hydrolase — protein: MSLLSTPLIADALARLFARAVTPRPRVRLPEIAVPTTTVGIPTRHGDVEATIYRPATAIGAPVYVNVHGGGFVVGHREQDDPWCRYLADRAGVTVVNVDYVLAPHRRFPAPVEQVHDVLRWAADDGRDWDGARLCVGGQSAGGNLAAGAARLALRSGGPAIALQVVHYAPLDLVTATADKPSPLGDGAVMKPWMGAIFDTAYVPNPARRRDPLVSPAWSGDAEDLSGIAPALIVTAEYDRLRDEARRYAERLDAVGALVEYLEVPGVDHGYNIMSDAPDAETVTRDVYARIAAHVTRATA